From a single Brassica rapa cultivar Chiifu-401-42 chromosome A01, CAAS_Brap_v3.01, whole genome shotgun sequence genomic region:
- the LOC103832033 gene encoding CLAVATA3/ESR (CLE)-related protein 19, with the protein MKIKGLILASSLLIIAFIHHSESASMRSLLMKNGTYEDEEAQVLKFDSTEMITNTTAVESKRIIPTGPNPLHNR; encoded by the coding sequence ATGAAGATCAAGGGATTAATATTGGCTTCTTCTCTCCTGATTATTGCATTCATTCATCATTCGGAATCAGCTTCAATGCGGAGTTTGCTAATGAAGAATGGAACGTACGAAGATGAAGAAGCACAAGTTCTAAAGTTCGACTCCACGGAGATGATCACTAACACTACAGCTGTGGAGTCAAAACGGATAATTCCCACGGGTCCAAATCCACTTCACAACAGGTAA